The region TCGGAGCGCGTCGCGGGGCCCGAACGCGGTGACGCGCGCGCGCACGCCGCGACGGCGGCGGGCGCGCACGCATCGCCCGCCCTCGCCGCGTCGCCCGCGCACATCGCCGATAGCGGAAATGCGCGAAGCGGCGCGTGCGGCACGCCTGCGCCGCACGCGCGAGCGTGCCCACCGCCTTGCGCCGACGCGGCCGCGCGCGCTCCCGCCGACGACGCACCGCCGCGCCCGCTGCCGAAATGCCGGGACCGCGACGATCAGAAATTCCTCGAGCTCGCTTATACGGCGCGCGCCGACTGGCTCGTCTCGAAGGATCGCGCGCTGTTGAAGCTCACCCGCCGCACCGAGCGCGACTTCGGCTTCCGGATCGCGCAGCCCGCGCCGTTCGCCGCGAGCGCGCTCGCGGCCGACGCATCCGAGCCGGCGTAAGCGACGCACTCGCCCGAGCCGCCCCCACCCCTTTTCGCGCAAGCCATGATGAACGCACCGCACAACATGCCGACGACGCCCACTCTCCTCTCGCGCCTGCCCGAGGTCGGCACGACGATTTTCACGGTCATGAGCGCGCTCGCCGCGGAAAAGGGCGCGGTCAATCTCGGCCAGGGCTTTCCCGACTTCGATTGCGATCCGCGCATCGTCGACGCGGTCGCGCACGCGATGCGCGACGGCCGCAACCAGTATCCGCCGATGGCGGGCGTCGCGCCGCTGCGTGAAGCGATCGCCGACAAGATCGAGCGGCTTTACGGCCGCCGCTACGATGCCGCGACCGAGATCACCGTGACGGCGGGCGCGACCCAGGCGCTCCTGACCGCGATCCTGTGCGCGGTGCATCCGGGCGACGAGGTGATCGTGATCGAGCCCACCTACGACAGCTACCTGCCGTCGATCGAGCTGGCGGGCGCAACGCCCGTGTTCGTCACGCTGAACGCGCCCGACTACGCGATTCCGTTCGACAAGCTCGCCGCGGCGATCACGCCGAAGACGCGCGCGATCCTGATCAACACGCCGCACAATCCGACGGGCACCGTCTGGCGCGAGGCGGACATGCGCGCGCTCGAGGACATCGTGCGCGGCACCGGCCTGCTGATCGTATCCGACGAGGTCTACGAGCACATGGTCTACGACGGCGCGCGGCACGAAAGCGTCGCCCGCTACCCGGAACTCGCCGCGCGCAGCATCATCGTGTCGAGCTTCGGCAAGACCTTTCACGTGACGGGCTGGAAGATCGGCTACGTCGCCGCGCCCGCGCCGCTCACGGCCGAGTTCCGCAAGGTGCATCAGTTCAACGTGTTCACGGTCAATACGCCGATGCAATTCGGCCTCGCCGATTATCTGCGCGATCCCGAGCCGTATCTGACGCTGCCCGCGTTCTATCAGCAAAAGCGCAACTTCTTCCGCGCCGGGCTCGCGAACACGCGCTTCGCGCTGCTGCCCTGCGCGGGGACATACTTCCAGTGCGTCGATTATTCGGCGATCAGCGATCTGCCGGAAGCGGAGTTCGCAAAATGGCTGACGACCGAAATCGGCGTCGCCGCGATTCCGGTATCGGCGTTCTATCACGAGCCGCATGAATCGGGCGTCGTGCGCTTTTGCTTCGCGAAGCGCGAAGACACGCTCGCCACCGCGCTCGAGCGGCTCGCACGCCTGTAGCCTCCGACAAAACGCGCCGCGAACGCGCAGCACGCGCGCACGCGCCGCCGCGGGTAAGCGCGTGCCGGTGCGCGGAAGAAATGATCCTTCGAGCGAGCGATCAAGCACCCCGCCGGCCCGCGCCGCCGACGCACCGCCGACGCGCCACCGCGCGCAGCGGCACGCGCCCGCGCGGCGCGCAAGACGGCGCGCCGCCCGCGCGCACCGTCGCGCACGCTGCACGCGCCGCGTCAGCCCGGCTTCGCGAGCCCCGCGACGAACGCCTTGCGCTCGTCGCTCACGCGCTTCGCGGCCGGCCGCGCTTCCTCGATGCGCTTCACGTACGCCTTCCAGTCGATCCCCGCGTCGACGACGAAATCGCGGCCGTAGATCGCCTTCGTCGCGAGCGCGACGACCGGCAGATGGATGAACGCGGCGATGTCGGCAATGCAGAACGTATCGCCGAGCACGTACGGCGAAAATTTCGCGAGCCGCTTGAAACCGTCCAGCGCGCGCGGCATGCGCTTCTCGACGTGCGCCTTCGTGCCGTCGCTCACCTTGCCGCCGAAGAACGCCTCCGGAAACAGTTCGCGCACGTTCCATTCGAGGTACAGCTCGAGCACCGCCGTGATCTCGCGCGCCTTCGCCGCCGCGAACGGATCGGCCGGGAAAATGGGCTTGTCGGGATGAATCGCGGCAAGATATTCGATGATCGCCTGCGATTCGCACAGCGAGCCGTGCTCGGTCATCAGATACGGCACCTTGCCGAGCGGCGTATCGGCCAAAAACGCGGGGTCCTTGATCGGGACGCTGACGATCGACGCTTCGAACGGAATGTCGTGCTCGAGCAGGACGAACTTGACCTTGTTGTAATAATTGGACACTGGAAAACCACAAAGCCGCAGCATCGAAGTCTCCTTCATCATGGGAAAGGGGCGCGCGATGTATCCCGCGCATCGGGCGACGTGACGCCGAAAAGCACGTTCATGCTAGTCTAAAGCAACTTCGAAGCGCGCTGCGACGTCCGCGCCGCCGCGCATTCCGAGCACGGCTTCAAAACATGCCGGCCGGGACGATGCCCGATCGTGCGACGCATCGGCGCGACGCATCGTTTCCCGACGCCATCGAATCCAAGGAGACTCACTGCATGAGCGCAGAACTGCTCGCGTCGCGCCCGCCGGAGAGCGAATCGACGCTCGTCCTCACGCTGTCCAACCCCGGCGCGCGCAACGCGCTGCACCCCGACATGTACGCCGCCGGCCTCGAGGCGCTGAATACGGCGGAGCGCGATCCGTCGATCCGCGCGGTCGTGCTGACGGGCGCGGACCGCTTCTTCTGCGCGGGCGGCAACCTGAACCGGCTGCTCGACAACCGCGCGAAGGCGCCGTCCGTGCAGGCGGCGAGCATCGATCTGCTCGGCGAATGGATCACCGCGATCAATACGGTGACGAAGCCCGTGATCGCGGCGGTCGAAGGCGCCGCCGCGGGGGCCGGCTTCTCGCTCGCGCTCGCATGCGATCTGCTCGTCGCCGCCGACGACGCGAAGTTCGTGATGTCGTATGCGCGCGTCGCGCTCACGCCCGACGGCGGCGGCTCGTGGTTCCTCGCGCGGGCGCTGCCCCGCGCGCTCGCGGCCGAGATCCTGTTCGAGGGCAAGCCGGCTGCCGCGACGCGCCTGCATCAGCTCGGCGTCGTGAATCGCCTGACGAAGCCGGGCACCACGCGCGACGAGGCGATCGCCTGGGCCGACCAGCTCGGCACGATGTCGCCGAACGCGCTTGCGCGCATCAAGTCGCTGATCGCCGACGCGCAGACGCAACCGCTCGCCGCGCATCTCGCCGCGGAACGCGATCACTTCGTCGCATCGCTGCATCATGCGGACGCGCTCGAAGGCATCACCGCGTTCCTCGACAAGCGCGCCCCCATCTACAAACGCTGACGCCCGCCCATGTCCTATCAATTGCCGAAACGCCGCCGCATCTATCTGATGCGCCACGGCGACGTCACCTACTTCGATGCGAGCGGCCGCCCGTTCGACCAGGACGCCGTGCCGCTCAACGAGCGCGGCCGGATGCAGGCCGCCGCGGCCGGGCGCGTGTTCGCCGAGCAGAACGTGCGCTTCGACCGCGTGATCGCGAGCGGGCTGCCGCGCACGATCGAAACCACGCAGCGCGTGCTCGCCGAAACCGGCCAGCAGCTCGACATCGACATTGAGCCCGCATGGCGCGAGATTCGCGGCGGCTTTCTCGCCGACATTCCGCCCGCGGAGCAGGAGGCCGCGTTCCTGCGTGTGCTCGACGGCATCGTCGCCGAGCACACGCGCTTTCTCGGCGGAGAAACGATCGGCGAGCTGATCGACCGCGTTTTGCCGCCGCTTGCCGCGCTGCGCGCGGACCCGTCGTGGGACACGGTGCTCCTCGTGCTGCACGGCGGCGTGAACTGCGCGCTGCTGTCGCACGCGACGGTGCCGGGGCACCGGCTCTTCATCGGCACGCTGTCGCAGTCCGCCGGCTGCATCAACGCGCTCGACGTCGGCGAGCGCGACGACGACTGGGTCGTGCGGCTCGTCAATTATTCGCCGCCCGAGGTGCTGCACCGCGACGTGCGCAACACGACGATGGAAGTGCTGTATCACCAGTTCTTGCAAAGCACGCGCGAGTAGGCGCGTCGCGCGGACCCGGAGGGAACGATGGCAACCGAGCACGATCCGCAGTCGAGTCAAGCCGATTACGCCGCATTCGAGGGCACGCGCGCTGTCGGCGACGCGCAGCGCTTCGACGTGGATGCGCTCGCCGCGTGGCTCGCGAAGCACGTCGGCGGTTTCGCCGGCCCGCTTGCCGTCGAGCAGTTCAAGGGCGGCCAGTCGAATCCGACGTTCAAGCTCGTCACGCCCGCACGCAGCTATGTGCTGCGCGCGAAGCCCGCGCCGGCGGCGAAGCTGCTGCCGTCCGCGCACGCGATCGAGCGCGAGTATCGCGTGATGGCCGCGCTCGCCGGCACCGGCGTGCCCGTCGCGCCGATGCTCGCGCGCTGCGACGACGAAAGCGTGATCGGCCGCGCGTTCTACGTGATGGCGTTCGTCGACGGCCGCGTGCTATGGGATCCGTCGCTGCCCGGCATGACGCCCGCCGAGCGCGGCCGCCACTACGACGAAATGAACCGCGTGATCGCCGCGCTGCATTCGATCGATCCGCAGGCGGTCGGGCTCGCCGATTACGGCAAGCCGGGCAACTATCTCGCGCGCCAGATCGCGCGCTGGAGCAAGCAGTATCTCGCGTCGGAAACCGAGCCGATCGATGCGATGCGCCGGCTGATCGATTGGCTGCCGCAGCATCTGCGCCCCGAATCCGGGCGCGACGCGCGCGTGTCGATCGTGCACGGCGACTATCGGCTCGACAACCTGATCTTCGACGCGCACGCGCCGCGCGTGCTCGCGGTGCTCGACTGGGAACTGTCGACGCTCGGCGATCCGCTCGCGGATTTCGCGTATCACTGCATGGCGTGGCACGTCGCGCCCGAGCGCTTTCGCGGCATTGCGGGGCTCGACCTGCGCTCGCTCGGGATTCCCGACGAAGCGCAATACGTCGCGCGCTACTGCGAACGAACGGGCCTCACGATGCCGGAGAACTGGAACTTCTATCTCGCGTACAACATGTTCCGGATCGCCGCGATCCTGCAAGGCATCATGAAGCGCGTCGCCGACGGCACCGCATCGAGCGCGCAGGCGCTCGATGCCGGCCGGCGCGCGCGGCCGATGGCCGAGCTCGCGTGGCGCTATGCGCAGCACGCGCGCTAGCCGCGCGCGCCCCTCACCGAACCGATCGATCAGCGAGGCAGCCATGCATTTCGACTACTCCGCGAAAGTGGAAGCGTTGCGCGCGCAGCTCGGCGCGTTCTTCGACGAGCACATCTATCCGAACGAGCGCGCGTTCTACGAAGAGATCGCGCGCAACCGGCGCGCGGGCGACGCATGGCGGCCGGTCGAGCTGATCGAGACGCTGAAGGCGAAGGCGCGCGCCGCGGGCTTGTGGAACCTGTTCCTGCCGGACTCGGCGCGCGGCGCCGGCCTCACGAATCTCGAATACGCACCGCTTTGCGAAATCATGGGCCGCGTGCCCTGGGCGCCCGAGGTCTTCAACTGCAACGCGCCCGACACCGGCAACATGGAAACGCTCGAGCGCTACGGCACCGACGCGCACAAGGCGGCGTGGCTCGAACCGCTGCTCGACGGCGTGATCCGCTCGGCATTCCTGATGACGGAGCCCGAAGTCGCGTCGTCGGACGCGACGAACATCCGCACCCGCATCGAGCGCGACGGCGAGCACTACGTGATCAACGGCCACAAGTGGTGGTCCTCGGGCGCGGGCGATCCGCGCTGCAAGCTCTACATCGTGATGGGCAAGACGGACCCCGACGCGCCCCGCCACGCGCAGCAGTCAATGATGCTCGTGCCGTCGGACGCGCACGGCGTCACCGTGCATCGGCCGCTGAACGTGTTCGGCTACGACGACGCGCCGCACGGCCACATGGAGATCACGCTCGAGAACGTGCGCGTGCCCGCGTCGAACCTGCTGCTCGGCGAGGGGCGCGGCTTCGAGATCGCGCAGGGCCGGCTCGGGCCGGGCCGCATCCATCATTGCATGCGGCTCGTCGGGCTCGCGGAGCGCGCGCTCGAGCTGATGTGCCGCCGCGCGTCGGAGCGCATCGCGTTCGGCAAACCGGTCGCCGCGCAGACGGTCACGCAGGAGCGCATCGCCGAGGCGCGCTGCATGATCGAACAGGCGCGGCTGCTCACGCTGAAGACCGCGTACATGATGGATACCGTCGGCAACAAGGGCGCGCGCGGCGAGATCGCAATGATCAAGGTGGTGGCGCCGAACATGGCGTGCCAGGTGATCGACTGGGCGATCCAGGCGCACGGCGGCGGCGGCGTCAGCGACGATTTCCCGCTCGCCTACGCGTACGCGAGCGCGCGGACGCTGCGCTTCGCGGACGGACCGGACGAGGTCCATCGCAACGCGATCGCGAAACTCGAACTCGCGCGTCACGCGCCGCGATCGGCCTGACGCGCGCTTCGCGCCGGGAACGCCGGCGAAGGGCCGACGGGGCGCGCGCGGCCCGCGGCAATCGCGCGCGATACAGCAACGCTTCGCGTCTACGCCGGCAGCCGCGCGAGCACGCGGCGCGAATCGCGCTCGCCGAGCGCGACGAGAACCGCAGCTCGAACGGCAACCGCCACCGCGCCGGCCCCCGCCAAACGCGCGAGCGCGGACACCGGCCGCCCGCCGCGCCACATGCCGCGTGCCGCCCAACGCCGGCGCACGATGCCCGGCGGCCGGCCGCTCATTCGCCCGACGCGGCGGCGCTGCCCGCCTTCGCCGCGGACGGCGCCGCCGTTTGCCGCAAATACGCTCGCACCTGCGGCATGCGCGCGACGTTCGCCCCGGTGATCGTCAGGCCGTCCGTCGCCGAGCAGCCTGCCGGCGACGCGAGCGCGGCGCCGTCCAGCGTATTCGATGCGCACACGATCTGGCCCGCGGCGCAGCTCGGCGCCTGTTGCAACGCGATCGGCGTGCCGTCGATCGACGCGAGCGCGTTGCGCGACACGCGCAGTTGGCAGACATTGCCGAGCGCCCGCACGCCCGCATACCGGGCCCGGGAAATCCGGTTATCGGTCACCGACACGGAGGTCGCCTTGCCCGACCAGGTGTTGACGTCGATCGCGGCCATGTAGGCCGGCGGGCGCGTGTTGTCCGGATCGGGCCATTCGATGTCCGAAATCGTATTGTTCGACACGATGACGTTTCGCGCATCGTAGGTGTTCGCGGGGTCTTCCTGCCCCACGAGAATGCCGGCCGCCTTCTGCACGTTCCGTACCGTGTTGCCGGTGATCGTCACGTCCGCGCCGCCGACCACGGTCGCGCCGCGCCCCCAGTAGTTGCCGAGCAGCGTGTTGTTCTGAATCAGCACGTTGCTGCTGAGCTTGCCGTCCCCCTTGTAACTGACGACCGCGACCATGTCGTCGCCGGTGTTCTGCACCGTGTTGTCGCGCACCAGCACGTTGCGCGAGCCGTACGTCGTATGGATGCCGTCGGCCAGCGTGTCCCGCACCGTGTTGCCGACGACGGCGACGTCCGTGCCGCCGAACACGAAAATGCCAGCGCTCGCGCCACCGCGCACCTCGACGTCGAGCACCTGAACGCCCGCGCCCGTCACGTCCACCTTCGTCGATTCCGGCGTCGTGAGCCGCGTCGCGCCCGTGCCGACCAGCGTGACGCCGACGAGCGTCGAATCCCGGCCGCGCATCTCGATGGTCTGATCGGCATCGTTCGTCGCGACAAGCGTCGCGCCGTAGCCGGATACCACGACCTGCGCATTCTTCACGAGCAGCGAACGCCCGACGACATACTGCCCCGGCGCAAGCACGAGCCGCTGGCCGGTCTGCAACGCATCGAGCGCCGCCTGCAGCGCGTCGGCCTGATCGCTGCCGTTGCCCGCGGGATAGACGATGGCGTCGGCGGGCGCGGCCCACGCCTGCGCCGCGCTGCCGGCGGCGAACGCGCACGCGGCGGCGAATCCGGCGAATGTCTGCTGTGATCGGTTCATCATCGTCCCCTTTCGGTCGTTGTAAGGGCACGATAAGTGTTCGAAAGCTCGCGCGTATGTGCGCCGGCGCACATACGCATCGCGCGCGAACCCGCTCAGAAATAATGCAGCGTGATGAACTCGGCCGCGCAGGCCGGCACCGGCTGGCCGCCGAGTTCGACCTCCACCGACACCGCCCAGGTCGCCTGCACGCCGCCCTGCTTCGCCGGCCCCGTTCCCTTCACCGCGAAAAGCGCGCGCACGCGCGAGCCGACCGGCACCGGCTTCAGGAAGCGCACGCGATTCAAACCGTAGTTCACGCCCATGCGCTGTTCGAAGCGCAGCGCATCGGTCATCAACGCCGGAATCAGCGACAGCGTGAGGAAACCGTGCGCGATCGGCCCGCCGAACGGCGATTCGCGTGCGGCGCGCTCGGGATCGACATGAATCCATTGATGATCGCCCGTTGCGTCGGCGAACCGGTCGACGCGCGTCTGATCGATGTCGATCCAACCGCTCGCGAACGGCGCCGCGCCGACCCGCGCATGCAGCGCGTCGGCCGACGCGACGACCGGCAGCGCGTGCACGCGCGCCGTCATGCACGCACCTGCGGCGAGCGCAGCCCGAAGATCACTTTCGAGCGCACGGTGATGACGGTCTCGCCCTGCTCGTCGCCCCCTTCCCATTCGGTCGTCACGATCCCGCGATCCGGCTTGCTCTCGGACAGCCGCTTGTCGAGGATCTTGTTGTACATCGTGATCGTGTCGCCCGCGCGCACCGGCTTGATCCAGCGGATCTCCTCGATGCCGGGCGAACCCATGCTCGTCGAGCCCTGGAGCACGCCGCGCACGAGCATGCCCATGAACACCGAGCACGTATGCCAGCCGCTCGCGACGAGCCCGCCGAACATCGACGATTTCGCCGCTTGCGCATCGACATGAAACGGCTGCGGATCGTAAGCCTGCGCGAACGTGACGATCTCGTCGGCCGTGAATCGATGCTTGCCGACTTCGGTTCTACTGCCGACTTCCAGGTCTTCGTAACTGATACCCATCGAGCTTCTCCGTGAAATGAAACGGGCGGACACCGCCCGCTCAGGCATCCTGCAGCAACGCGAAATCCGGCAGCGACGCGAAACGTGCGAGGTGGTGATCGACGTCGCCGAGCGTCGTTTCGATGATCGACAACCGCTTGAACAGATGCGCGGCCGCGACCTCGTCGGTGACGCCCATCCCGCCGTGCAACTGCACCGCCTGCTGGCCGACGAAGCGCGCGGCCTGCCCGACGCGGGCCTTCGCCGCCGACACCGCCTTGCGGCGCGCGTTCGCGTCGTCGCTCGCGTAGCGCACCGCGGCAAGATAGGTCAGCGAGCGCGCCTGCTCGGCGTGGATCAGCATGTCGACCATCCGGTGCTGCAGCGCCTGGAAGCGCGCGATCGGCACGCCGAACTGTTCGCGCGTTTTCGTGTAGTCGAGCGTCGCATGGTTGAGCGCGTCGAGCGCGCCGATCGCCTCGCCGCACAGCAGCACGACGCCGTAGTCGGCGATCCTCTCGAGCGCGGCGGCGTCGCGCTCGCCGCCCACGAGCGCGCGAGCGGGCGTGTCCGAGAAGCGGACCGTCGCCGCGCGCTGGCCGTCGATCGTCCGGTAGTCGACGATCTCGGCGCCCGCCGCGCCGCGCGCGATCGCAAAAAGGCCGATCGCGCCGTTCGGCAGCCGCGCGGGCGCGATCAGCACGTCCGCCTGCGCGCCGTGCCGGACGACCGACTTCACGCCCGTCAGCGCGAACCCGTCGCCGTCGGGCCGCGCGAGCGTCTCGATCGCGAACAGATCGTGGCGCGCATGCGGCTCGTGGAACGCGACCGCGAGCTTCGCGTCGCCCTGCGCCGCGCGCGCGAGGAGCGCCGCATCCTCGCCGTCGGCCGAGCCCGCGACGCGCAGCGCCTCGATCCCGACCGCCGTCGCCCAATAAGGCTCGACGACGAGCGCGCGCCCGAGCTCCTGCGTCGCGACCAGCATGTCGACCGCGCCGCCGCCGAAGCCGCCGTGCGCCTCGGGCACGGGCAGCGCGGTCAGGCCCAGCTCGGCGAACGCGCGCCACTGCTCGTCGCAAACGCCCGCGTCCGAATGGATGATCGCGCGCCGCGCGTCGAAGCCGTAGCGCTCGTCGAGATAGCGGCGCAGCGCATGGGCGAATTGCTGTTGTTCTTCGCTGAAAGTGAAGTTCATGGCGCCGCTCCTCACAGGCCGAGAATCATCTGCGCGATGATGTTCTTCTGGATTTCGTTCGAACCGCCATAGATCGACGTCTTGCGGTAGTTGAAGTAATACGCGGCGAGCGGCGCCGCGTCGTCGTCGCCCGCGATGCTGCGCTCGCGCTCGCCTTCGAGGAACGCGGCGTCGAACGGCGCGGCGAGCGGCCCGATCGCGTCGACCATCAGTTCGGTCAGCGCCTGCTGGATCTCGGTGCCCTTGATCTTCAGCATCGACGCCTCCGGCCCCGGCCCGCGCCCGCTCGCCTCGCTGCTGACGACGCGCAGCACCGTGACCTCGAGCGCCATCAACTCGATCTCCAGCGCGGCGATCTTCGCGGCGAACACGGGATCGGCGATGAGCGGCTTGCCGTTCTTGCGCTCGCGTGACGCGATGCGCTTCAGGAAATCGAGTTCGCGCTTCGACGCGCCGACCCGGGCGATGCCGGTGCGCTCGTGCCCGAGCAGATATTTCGCGTAGGTCCAGCCGCGATTCTCGTCGCCGACGAGATTCTCGACGGGCACCTTCACATCCTCGAAGAACACCTCGTTGACTTCGCGATCCTCGTCGAGCGTGACGATCGGGCGCACCGTGATGCCGGGCGATTTCATGTCGATCAGCAGGAACGAGATCCCTTCCTGCTTCTTCGCGTCGGGATCGGTGCGCACGAGGCAGAACATCATGTCCGCGTGCTGGCCGAGCGTCGTCCAGGTCTTCTGGCCGTTGACGAGGTAATGATCGCCGCGGCGCTCGGCGCGCGTGCGCAGCGACGCGAGATCCGAACCCGAGCCGGGCTCCGAGTAGCCCTGGCACCACCAGTCGGTGCCGTCCAGGATGCGCGGCAGATAGCGGCGCTTCTGCGCTTCGCTGCCGTACTTCATCAGCACCGGCGCGACCATCGACACGCCGAACGGCAGCACGGGCGGCGCGCCGATGCGCGCGCATTCCTCTTCCCAGATATGGCGCTGCGTCGCGTTCCAGCCGGGCCCGCCGTATTCGGCGGGCCATGCGGGCGCGGACCAGCCTCGCGTGCCGAGCAGCCGGTGCCAGCCCGCGAAATCGTCGCGATTCAGACGTTTGTGGTTGAGCACCTTGTCGCGCAGCGCGCGAGGCAGATTCGCCTCGAGCCACGCGCGGATTTCGGCGCGGAACGTGTCGTCGGCGGGGGAATAATCGAGATCCATGCGCAGTGTCTCCTCTGACCGCGCCGGCCGCCCGCGGGCCGCGCAGCGATCAGCGGGCGATCACTGCAAAGGCTCTTTCAGCGCGGCGGGAACCGGCAGCGGCATCACGTCGATGCCTTCTTCGGCCAAGGCTCGCGCGTCTTCGGGCGTGGTCACGCCGCGAATGCTGCGCGCGGGCGCTTCATTGTAGTGAATGCGCCGCGCTTCCTCGGCGAAGCGCTCGCCCACGTTCTCGGTCTTCGCCAGCACCTCGCGCAGCGCGCGCATCGCCTGCGCTTGAAGCGCGCGCGGATCGGCCGGCTGCGCCTGCGTCGCGCCCGACAGGTTCAGGCGCGGCGCGGACGGCATGCGGCTGACCTCGGTCGCCCCGCACACCGGACATTCGACCAGCTTGCGGGACAACTGCGCTTCGAACTCATCGGCCGACGCGAACCAGCCTTCGAACCGATGGCCATGCGGGCACTGTAAATCGAGGACCTTCATGCTGAATCAGGGCGTGCTGCCAGTGTATCGCAAATGGAAATTTTTTGAACGACCGTGCTAAATTAAGTCCGAGAAAGAGGACCCCGATCGCGCCGACCGTCGGCACCGATTGTATCCCTTCGCAAACTACCCCGCTCGGCGCGCAGCAGCGCTACGGCCGGATCACGTCACCGAGCGGCCATGCGCCCGATACCGCCTTCTCGAGCCACATCGTGCCGATGATCGTCTTGACGTCGCTGATCCGGCCGGTGCGCACCCACTCGAGCAGGTCCGGCAGCGTCGCCGTGAACGTCTCGAGGAACTCGCCGTCGTCGAGCTTGCGCTCGCCCGCCGTCAGGCCGCGCGCGAGATAGATATCGATGAATTCGGTCGAATACGAGATGATCGGATGAATGCGCGTGAGGAACACGTATTCGCGCGCGGTGTAGCCGGTTTCCTCACGCAGTTCGCGCACCGCGCAGGCGAGCGCGCCTTCGTTCGGATCGAGCTTGCCCGCCGGAAACTCGGCCATCACCTTGCCGATCGGATAGCGGTACTGGCTTTCCATCAGCACGCGGCCGTCGTCGAACAGCGGGATGACCATCACCGCGCCCGGATGCGTCACGTATTCGCGCGTCGCATGCTTGCCGTCCGGCAGACGAACGGTGTCGCGCTTGACCTTCAGGAACGCGCCGTCGTAGACGGATTCGCTTTCGATGCAAGTTTCGGTGAGGGTGGCGTCGTGATTCGGCAAATCGGCCATCGGCGGCTCCGCAGTGGGGCGCGACGGCCTACGCCGTCAGCGCCGTTTGACGAGATACTGGAACGTGAAGCCGGGAAACGCGAACACCACGAAGAGACTGAAGGTGATCGCGTAAAACTGCCAGCCCTGTTCGAAGCGGTTGCCGGCGCGCGATTCGAGCCAGAAGCCCAGCGCGCCGACGATAAGGTACAGCACGATCATTTCGCCGATCCGGATCCACGCGCTCTTTTTCGCCGCCGCGGCGCTTTTCAGCGGCACGACGGCGAACAGGCGCTGATTCAGGAACGGCAGGTTGGCGCCCGCGAGCGCCAACAGCACGATGAACCAGCCGGAGGCCGACATTACAGCGGCAGCGTGTGGCTGATCGCCTGCAGGCAGATCGTCATCAGCGGGCCCGGCACGATGCCGAGCACGACGACTGCGAGGCCGTTGAGCACGAGGATCGCGCGCTTGCATGCGTCGCCCGCGATCGGCGTCGTGTCCTGCGGCGCGTCGAAATACATCAGCTTGACGATGCGCAGATAGTAGAACGCGCCGAACAGCGACGTGACGACGGCGAGCACCGCGAGCCACGTGAGGCCGGCGTTGACCGTCGCCTCCAGCACCGCGAGCTTCGCGTAGAAGCCGACCGTCGGCGGGATGCCGGCGAGCGAGAACATCATCACCATCATCACGAACGCGAACACCGGGCTGCGCTTGTTGAGGCCCTTGAAGTCGTCGAGCGTTTCCGCCTCGAAATCGCGGCGGGCGAGCAGCATCACGACGCCGAACGAGCCGAGCGTCGTCACGAGGTAGACGATCGTGTAGAACATCGCCGAGCTGTACGCGCTCGCCGCCGCCGACGGATTGCCGTTGACGATGCCCGCGAGCAGGCCGAGCAGCACGAAGCCCATGT is a window of Burkholderia mallei ATCC 23344 DNA encoding:
- a CDS encoding DUF1178 family protein, whose product is MKVLDLQCPHGHRFEGWFASADEFEAQLSRKLVECPVCGATEVSRMPSAPRLNLSGATQAQPADPRALQAQAMRALREVLAKTENVGERFAEEARRIHYNEAPARSIRGVTTPEDARALAEEGIDVMPLPVPAALKEPLQ
- a CDS encoding NUDIX domain-containing protein, with amino-acid sequence MADLPNHDATLTETCIESESVYDGAFLKVKRDTVRLPDGKHATREYVTHPGAVMVIPLFDDGRVLMESQYRYPIGKVMAEFPAGKLDPNEGALACAVRELREETGYTAREYVFLTRIHPIISYSTEFIDIYLARGLTAGERKLDDGEFLETFTATLPDLLEWVRTGRISDVKTIIGTMWLEKAVSGAWPLGDVIRP
- a CDS encoding DUF2818 family protein; translated protein: MSASGWFIVLLALAGANLPFLNQRLFAVVPLKSAAAAKKSAWIRIGEMIVLYLIVGALGFWLESRAGNRFEQGWQFYAITFSLFVVFAFPGFTFQYLVKRR